The following proteins are co-located in the [Pasteurella] mairii genome:
- a CDS encoding Protein of uncharacterised function DUF72, with product MRTPHIYIGTGGYSDTDLVGTLYPYGTDKADFLSIYSQHYDTIEINSTFHAPIGYKALQGMVEKAEGRLQFSVKLHQDFSHKRTATSEQGQLFLGALEALRESGCLANLFVQFPTNFERSLANRYYLAELVSWFSGYPFVIEFRHVSWHTQSVLDYFQGKDNLIWCNVDYPQNIGLPAFHFYANQRTAYLRLHGRNPNWWKAQSAQERHDYRYSETELQQLAALLNQRKAEFDRLYLYFQNTTKSHSFYNIESLKKYLAEVGFEVKAKPEFLSGQQSLF from the coding sequence ATGCGCACACCTCACATTTACATCGGCACAGGTGGCTATAGCGATACGGATTTAGTTGGGACGCTCTATCCTTATGGCACGGACAAAGCTGATTTTCTGTCAATTTATAGCCAGCATTACGATACCATTGAGATCAATAGCACTTTTCACGCGCCAATTGGCTATAAGGCGTTGCAAGGTATGGTGGAGAAAGCGGAAGGGCGGCTGCAGTTTTCAGTGAAGCTGCATCAAGATTTTAGCCATAAACGTACCGCTACTTCAGAACAGGGTCAACTATTTTTAGGGGCATTGGAAGCCTTACGCGAGAGTGGTTGTTTAGCCAATTTATTTGTGCAGTTTCCCACCAATTTTGAACGCTCGCTTGCCAACCGTTATTATCTTGCGGAGCTAGTATCGTGGTTTAGTGGCTATCCGTTTGTGATTGAATTTCGTCACGTCAGTTGGCATACGCAGTCGGTGTTGGATTATTTTCAAGGTAAGGATAATCTGATTTGGTGTAATGTTGATTACCCACAAAACATTGGTTTGCCTGCCTTTCACTTTTATGCAAACCAACGCACTGCTTACTTGCGATTGCATGGTCGTAATCCGAACTGGTGGAAAGCGCAATCGGCTCAAGAACGCCACGATTATCGTTATAGCGAAACGGAGTTACAACAGTTGGCTGCCTTGTTAAATCAGCGAAAAGCGGAATTTGACCGTCTTTATCTCTACTTTCAAAACACCACAAAAAGCCATTCTTTCTATAATATTGAAAGTTTGAAAAAGTATTTGGCGGAAGTGGGATTTGAGGTAAAAGCAAAGCCTGAATTTTTAAGTGGACAACAGAGTTTATTTTAA
- a CDS encoding transcriptional repressor DicA: MDEIVKAFGKAIRRRRKEQNLTQEQLGFEADIQRIYVSKLELGQQQPSLTTIFKLANGLNCSASSLIRETEEILKEKSK; encoded by the coding sequence TTGGACGAAATTGTTAAGGCTTTTGGTAAAGCAATTAGGCGAAGAAGAAAAGAGCAAAATCTCACGCAAGAGCAACTTGGATTTGAGGCGGATATACAGAGAATTTATGTGAGTAAGTTGGAGCTGGGGCAACAGCAACCTTCTCTCACAACTATTTTTAAATTAGCAAATGGTTTAAATTGTTCTGCAAGCTCGCTTATTCGAGAAACGGAAGAAATTTTAAAAGAAAAATCGAAATAA
- the metH gene encoding Methionine synthase translates to MQHNKTYQLKTALSQRILILDGAMGTMIQKYKLTEADFRGERFKDSQIDLRGNNDLLTLTQPLLIFAIHEKYLEAGADIIETNTFSSTTIAQADYNLQSIAYELNFAGAKLARMAVDKYSTPEKPRFVAGILGPTNRTASISPNVNDPSFRNVTFMALVEAYAEATRGLIKGGSDLIMIETIFDTLNAKAAAFAIAQVFEELSVELPIMISGTITDASGRTLSGQTTEAFYNSLRHAKPISFGLNCALGPKELRPYVEVMSKISETYVSVHPNAGLPNAFGGYDLEASEMAEYIKEWAESGFLNIVGGCCGTTPEHIKAFADVVAGIPPRKLPEIKTAMRLSGLEPLNIDDESLFVNVGERNNVTGSAKFKRLIKEEKFAEAIEIAIDQVENGAQVIDVNMDEALLDSQKCMTRFLNIMATEPDAAKVPVMIDSSKWEVIEAGLQSVQGKGIVNSISLKEGEEKFIHQAKLVRRYGAAVVVMAFDEVGQADTEERKVEICTRAYRILVDQVGFPPEDIIFDPNIFAIGTGIEEHNNYGVDFINATGRIKRTLPHAKISGGVSNVSFSFRGNNVMREAIHAVFLYHAIKQGMDMGIVNAGQLAIYDDLDPELRNVIEDAVLNRVPDSTDRLLEVAEKYKNVTTSEADNGVVEWRTWSVEERLKHALVKGITTHIIEDTEEARQQFPTPLEVIEGPLMAGMDVVGDLFGDGKMFLPQVVKSARVMKQSVAYLEPFINAAKQQGASSGKVVIATVKGDVHDIGKNIVSVVLQCNNFEVIDLGVMVPADKIIQTAIDEKADIIGLSGLITPSLDEMEYFLGEMNRLNLNIPVLIGGATTSKEHTAIKLYPKYKHEVIYTTNASRAVTVCAALMNPETKAELWERTKKEYEQIQHAFANKKAPRKQLPIIEARANAFDAFGGEWADYQVPTPKQTGIVEYKNVPIAILRQFIDWAPFFRLWGLMGGYPDAFDYSEGGEEARRVYNDAQKVLDELEQNHKLNPSGIMGIFPANSVGDDIEIYQNSDRTLVAGKAYNLRQQGERGKNSKSPYNLCLSDFIASKASGKQDWFGMFAVCAGIEEHDLVEGYKAAGDDYNAILLQAVCDRLAEAMAEYLHFELRTKVWGYTDESLDNDRLIREEYVGIRPAPGYPSCPEHTEKQIIWDLLEVEQRIGMKLTESYAMFPAASVCGWYFTHPASNYFTLGRIDEDQAMDYAKRKGWNEREMVKWLGVAMK, encoded by the coding sequence ATGCAACACAACAAAACTTATCAATTAAAAACCGCGCTTTCGCAACGTATTTTAATCTTAGATGGTGCGATGGGCACGATGATCCAAAAATATAAACTGACGGAAGCGGATTTTCGTGGGGAGCGTTTTAAAGATAGCCAGATTGATCTACGTGGCAACAACGATTTGCTTACTCTCACTCAGCCGCTACTGATTTTCGCTATTCACGAAAAATACCTTGAAGCTGGGGCGGATATTATTGAAACCAATACCTTCAGCTCGACTACCATTGCACAGGCGGATTACAACTTACAATCTATTGCCTATGAACTTAATTTTGCAGGGGCGAAGCTGGCACGTATGGCGGTGGATAAATACAGCACGCCTGAAAAACCACGTTTCGTAGCGGGGATTTTAGGACCAACTAATAGAACAGCCTCTATTTCACCAAATGTAAACGACCCTAGTTTCCGTAATGTGACCTTTATGGCATTGGTGGAAGCCTATGCGGAAGCGACTCGTGGTTTAATCAAGGGCGGTTCGGATCTGATTATGATCGAAACCATTTTCGACACACTGAATGCCAAAGCGGCAGCGTTCGCTATCGCTCAAGTGTTTGAAGAGTTGAGTGTGGAACTGCCGATTATGATTTCAGGCACGATTACTGACGCCTCTGGGCGTACGTTGTCAGGGCAAACTACCGAAGCCTTTTACAACTCCCTTCGCCACGCCAAACCGATTAGCTTTGGCTTGAACTGTGCTCTTGGTCCGAAAGAGTTGCGCCCTTATGTGGAAGTGATGTCGAAAATCTCGGAAACCTATGTGTCTGTACACCCTAATGCTGGCTTGCCAAATGCCTTTGGTGGTTATGATTTGGAGGCTAGCGAGATGGCAGAATATATCAAAGAATGGGCGGAAAGTGGTTTCTTAAACATTGTGGGAGGCTGTTGTGGTACCACGCCTGAACATATCAAAGCCTTTGCGGATGTGGTGGCGGGTATTCCACCACGCAAATTGCCTGAAATCAAAACCGCAATGCGTTTGTCGGGTTTAGAGCCGTTGAATATTGATGATGAAAGCTTGTTTGTGAACGTGGGCGAACGCAATAACGTGACGGGTTCAGCGAAGTTTAAGCGCTTGATTAAAGAAGAGAAATTCGCCGAAGCCATTGAAATTGCCATTGACCAAGTAGAAAACGGTGCACAGGTGATTGATGTCAATATGGACGAAGCCTTGCTCGACTCACAAAAATGTATGACCCGTTTCTTAAACATTATGGCGACCGAACCTGATGCGGCGAAAGTGCCTGTGATGATCGATTCAAGTAAATGGGAAGTAATCGAAGCAGGCTTACAATCGGTGCAAGGCAAAGGGATTGTGAACTCCATTTCGCTTAAAGAGGGCGAAGAAAAATTCATTCACCAAGCGAAACTGGTTCGCCGTTATGGTGCGGCGGTCGTGGTAATGGCGTTTGACGAAGTGGGGCAAGCGGACACCGAAGAACGCAAGGTGGAAATTTGTACTCGTGCCTACCGCATTCTCGTTGATCAAGTAGGCTTTCCGCCTGAAGATATTATTTTTGACCCGAACATTTTTGCCATTGGTACAGGGATTGAAGAACACAACAACTACGGTGTGGACTTTATCAACGCCACAGGTCGCATTAAACGCACCTTGCCGCACGCCAAAATTTCGGGCGGTGTGTCGAATGTGTCGTTCTCTTTCCGTGGCAACAATGTAATGCGTGAAGCCATTCACGCGGTGTTCCTGTATCACGCTATCAAGCAAGGAATGGATATGGGGATCGTGAACGCAGGACAACTGGCGATTTATGACGATCTCGATCCTGAATTGCGTAATGTCATTGAAGATGCGGTGTTAAACCGTGTACCAGATAGCACAGATCGCCTGTTGGAAGTTGCAGAAAAATACAAAAATGTGACCACTAGCGAAGCGGATAATGGCGTGGTGGAATGGCGAACTTGGTCTGTGGAAGAGCGGCTGAAACACGCCCTTGTGAAAGGCATTACTACCCATATTATCGAAGACACCGAAGAAGCGCGTCAACAATTCCCGACACCGCTGGAAGTGATCGAAGGTCCGCTAATGGCAGGTATGGATGTGGTGGGCGATCTGTTCGGTGACGGTAAGATGTTCCTACCGCAAGTGGTCAAATCTGCGCGTGTGATGAAGCAGTCCGTTGCCTATTTAGAGCCATTTATTAACGCAGCTAAGCAACAAGGCGCCTCTAGCGGGAAAGTAGTGATTGCTACCGTGAAAGGTGATGTACACGACATTGGCAAAAACATTGTGAGCGTGGTGCTGCAATGTAATAACTTTGAGGTGATCGACTTAGGCGTGATGGTGCCAGCGGATAAAATCATTCAAACAGCGATTGATGAAAAAGCGGATATTATCGGCTTGAGTGGCTTGATTACACCGTCTTTGGACGAAATGGAGTATTTTTTAGGTGAAATGAACCGCTTGAATTTGAATATTCCCGTGCTGATTGGCGGTGCGACCACTTCGAAAGAACATACAGCGATTAAGCTCTATCCAAAATATAAACACGAAGTGATTTATACCACTAACGCTTCTCGTGCGGTAACAGTTTGTGCGGCGTTGATGAACCCTGAAACCAAAGCGGAATTGTGGGAACGCACCAAGAAAGAGTACGAACAAATTCAGCACGCTTTCGCCAACAAAAAAGCACCACGCAAGCAGCTGCCGATTATCGAGGCTCGAGCAAACGCCTTTGACGCTTTCGGCGGCGAATGGGCGGATTACCAAGTGCCAACTCCAAAACAGACAGGCATTGTGGAATACAAAAACGTACCGATTGCCATCTTACGCCAGTTTATTGACTGGGCGCCATTCTTCAGACTATGGGGCTTAATGGGCGGCTATCCTGATGCTTTCGACTATTCAGAAGGTGGCGAAGAAGCTCGACGTGTGTACAATGACGCTCAAAAGGTGTTGGACGAATTGGAGCAAAACCACAAGCTCAACCCAAGCGGTATTATGGGCATTTTCCCAGCCAACAGCGTAGGTGATGATATTGAAATCTACCAAAATTCCGACCGCACTTTAGTGGCAGGCAAAGCCTACAATCTCCGTCAACAAGGCGAACGGGGCAAAAATAGCAAAAGCCCATACAACCTCTGTTTGAGCGACTTTATCGCAAGCAAAGCCAGCGGCAAACAGGACTGGTTCGGAATGTTCGCTGTTTGTGCAGGGATTGAAGAACACGACTTAGTAGAAGGCTACAAAGCCGCAGGGGACGACTATAATGCAATCTTACTCCAAGCCGTCTGCGACCGTTTAGCCGAAGCCATGGCGGAATACTTGCACTTTGAACTGCGTACAAAAGTGTGGGGGTACACGGACGAAAGTTTAGACAACGACCGATTAATCCGTGAAGAATACGTTGGCATCCGCCCAGCCCCCGGCTACCCAAGCTGCCCAGAACACACGGAAAAACAGATCATCTGGGACTTACTTGAAGTTGAACAACGCATCGGAATGAAACTCACAGAAAGCTATGCCATGTTCCCAGCTGCAAGCGTTTGTGGTTGGTACTTCACCCACCCTGCGAGTAATTATTTTACGTTAGGGCGTATTGACGAAGATCAAGCGATGGATTATGCGAAACGGAAAGGGTGGAATGAGAGAGAAATGGTCAAGTGGTTGGGAGTGGCGATGAAGTAG
- the argB gene encoding acetylglutamate kinase: MRPLVIKLGGVLLDTPAAMENLFVALADYQKNFDRPLLIVHGGGCVVDELMKRLNLPVQKKNGLRVTPSDQIEIIVGALAGIANKTLVAQAAKFGLNPVGLCLADGNMTQATQFDAELGHVANVVGKKSTLLNTLLGDAFLPIISSIAVDDAGRLMNVNADQAATAIAALLQADLVMLSDVDGVLDQNKQLISQLNATQIAQLIETKVITDGMIVKVNAALDAAKILRRGVDIANWKYPEKLTALFAGEIIGTRINP, encoded by the coding sequence ATGCGACCTTTAGTGATTAAATTAGGCGGCGTTCTGTTGGATACGCCGGCAGCAATGGAAAATTTATTTGTTGCGTTAGCGGATTATCAAAAAAATTTCGACCGCCCTTTATTGATTGTGCATGGCGGCGGTTGTGTGGTAGATGAGTTGATGAAACGTTTGAATTTGCCGGTGCAAAAGAAAAACGGATTGCGCGTTACGCCAAGTGATCAAATCGAGATTATTGTAGGGGCGTTGGCGGGGATTGCTAATAAAACCTTGGTAGCGCAAGCGGCAAAATTCGGCTTAAATCCGGTTGGCTTATGTTTGGCGGATGGAAATATGACGCAAGCAACGCAATTTGACGCGGAATTAGGTCATGTGGCAAATGTGGTGGGTAAAAAATCGACGCTACTCAATACCTTATTAGGTGACGCTTTTTTGCCGATTATCAGTTCTATTGCAGTGGATGATGCGGGGCGCTTGATGAATGTGAACGCCGATCAAGCCGCAACCGCGATTGCCGCATTATTGCAAGCGGATTTGGTGATGTTGTCTGATGTGGATGGGGTGTTGGATCAAAATAAACAATTGATTTCACAACTTAATGCGACACAAATTGCGCAATTGATTGAAACCAAGGTGATCACCGATGGTATGATTGTCAAGGTGAATGCAGCGTTGGATGCGGCGAAAATATTGCGTCGCGGCGTGGATATTGCCAACTGGAAATATCCGGAAAAATTGACCGCACTTTTTGCCGGTGAGATAATAGGAACACGTATTAATCCGTAA
- the argH_2 gene encoding argininosuccinate lyase, translating to MALWGGRFTQAADKRFKDFNDSLRFDYRLAEQDIKGSIGWSKALVTVGVLSAEEQQQLERALGELLIEVRSNPQAILQDDAEDIHSWVESKLIDKVGNLGKKLHTGRSRNDQVALDIKMWCKQRVTELQYSVRQLQAKLVETAEQNQHAVMPGYTHLQRAQPITFAHWCMAYVEMLERDYSRLSDAYQRMNTCPLGSGALAGTAYAIDREQLAADLGFAMATRNSLDSVSDRDHIIELLSTASLSMVHLSRFAEDMIIFNSGEADFVELSDRVTSGSSLMPQKKNPDACELIRGKAGRVVGALSGMLMTVKGLPLAYNKDMQEDKEGIFDALDTWQDCVDMAAFVLEDIQVNVERTREAALKGYSNATELADYLVAKGVPFRDSHHIVGETVVYAIKVHKGLEDLSLDEFRQFSDVVEQDVYDILSLQSCLDKRCAKGGVSPLRVAEAIVEAKARLQ from the coding sequence ATGGCACTTTGGGGTGGACGTTTTACACAAGCTGCAGATAAGCGTTTTAAAGATTTTAATGATTCATTGCGTTTTGATTATCGCTTAGCCGAACAGGATATTAAAGGATCAATCGGTTGGTCAAAAGCGTTGGTCACTGTTGGTGTATTAAGCGCCGAGGAACAACAACAACTTGAGCGTGCGTTGGGCGAATTGTTGATTGAAGTGCGGTCAAATCCGCAAGCGATTTTGCAAGATGATGCGGAAGATATTCATAGTTGGGTTGAAAGTAAACTGATTGATAAAGTGGGCAATTTGGGCAAAAAATTGCATACCGGTCGTAGCCGCAATGACCAAGTGGCGTTGGATATTAAAATGTGGTGTAAACAACGGGTCACCGAATTGCAATATTCCGTGCGCCAATTACAAGCCAAATTAGTGGAAACTGCCGAGCAAAATCAACACGCGGTGATGCCGGGCTATACTCATTTGCAACGCGCTCAACCCATTACTTTTGCCCATTGGTGTATGGCGTATGTGGAAATGTTGGAGCGTGATTATTCTCGCTTAAGTGATGCTTATCAACGCATGAATACTTGTCCGCTGGGTAGTGGCGCGCTTGCTGGGACTGCCTATGCCATTGATCGTGAGCAATTAGCGGCAGATTTAGGGTTTGCCATGGCGACGCGCAATAGCCTAGACAGCGTTTCCGATCGCGACCATATTATCGAATTGCTTTCAACTGCGTCATTAAGCATGGTGCATTTATCGCGTTTTGCTGAAGATATGATCATTTTCAACAGTGGCGAAGCGGATTTTGTCGAACTTTCCGATCGCGTTACCTCTGGTTCTTCATTGATGCCACAAAAGAAAAACCCGGATGCTTGCGAATTAATTCGTGGTAAAGCCGGTCGCGTAGTCGGCGCTTTAAGCGGAATGTTAATGACGGTGAAAGGCTTACCTTTGGCATATAACAAGGATATGCAAGAAGATAAAGAAGGGATTTTTGATGCCTTAGATACGTGGCAAGATTGCGTGGATATGGCGGCATTTGTGTTAGAAGATATTCAAGTGAATGTTGAACGGACGCGTGAAGCGGCGTTGAAAGGTTATTCAAATGCGACGGAATTGGCAGATTATTTGGTTGCCAAAGGCGTTCCATTCCGTGATTCTCACCATATTGTTGGCGAAACTGTGGTGTATGCGATTAAAGTACACAAAGGCTTGGAGGATTTGAGTTTGGACGAGTTCCGCCAGTTTAGCGACGTTGTCGAACAGGATGTGTATGATATTCTTTCATTGCAATCTTGTTTGGATAAGCGTTGTGCAAAAGGCGGTGTATCTCCATTACGTGTTGCAGAAGCCATTGTCGAGGCAAAAGCACGCTTGCAATAA
- the selA gene encoding L-seryl-tRNA(Sec) selenium transferase: MTALFQQLPSVDKLLKTPEGENLVAEFGHSAVVKAIRQLLQQARAQIKQQNKLPHFWADFGLTIREIQCHLSLQQQVKIQSVHNLTGTVLHTNLGRALWSNAAQQAGLNAMRQNVALEYDLNKGKRGHRDNYISELLQELTGAEAACVVNNNAAAVLLMLATFAKDKEVIISRGELIEIGGAFRIPDIMQQAGCKLVEVGTTNRTHLSDYRRAINENTAFLMKVHSSNYQICGFTGSVSEQELVTLGQEFHLPVITDLGSGALVDLAQYGLPSEPTVQEKWQQGVDLISFSGDKLLGGVQAGIIVGKKEWIAQLQAHPLKRTLRCDKVILAGLEATLRLYLQPEKLSQQLTTLNLLTRPLAQLTQQAEQLKVQLEKRLAEDYLIQIEASSAQIGSGSQPLAEIPSVAVTLQAKTSGNLTALLTRFKTLPQPIIGRVEQQRIWLDLRSVADFGALQTTLEAL, from the coding sequence ATGACTGCACTTTTTCAGCAACTTCCTTCCGTTGATAAATTACTCAAAACGCCGGAGGGGGAAAATTTGGTGGCGGAATTTGGGCATAGCGCTGTGGTGAAGGCAATTCGCCAATTGTTGCAGCAAGCGAGAGCGCAGATAAAACAACAAAATAAATTACCGCACTTTTGGGCGGATTTCGGATTGACCATCCGTGAAATTCAATGCCACCTTTCTCTCCAACAACAAGTAAAAATTCAATCTGTACATAATTTAACCGGAACGGTATTGCACACCAACTTGGGGCGCGCCTTATGGTCAAACGCCGCGCAGCAAGCGGGGTTGAACGCCATGCGGCAAAATGTGGCTTTGGAATATGATTTAAACAAAGGTAAACGCGGACACCGAGATAATTATATTAGCGAATTATTGCAAGAGTTAACCGGCGCGGAAGCGGCGTGCGTAGTGAACAATAATGCGGCAGCGGTGTTGTTGATGCTGGCAACCTTTGCGAAAGATAAGGAAGTGATTATTTCACGTGGTGAGTTGATTGAAATCGGTGGCGCGTTTCGGATTCCGGATATTATGCAACAAGCCGGTTGTAAGTTAGTGGAAGTGGGAACTACCAATCGTACTCATTTAAGCGATTATCGCCGCGCAATCAATGAAAATACTGCCTTTTTGATGAAAGTTCACAGCAGTAATTATCAAATTTGCGGTTTTACCGGTTCCGTCAGTGAGCAAGAGTTGGTGACATTGGGGCAAGAATTTCATTTGCCAGTGATCACTGATCTTGGCAGTGGCGCTTTGGTGGATTTGGCGCAATATGGATTGCCGAGCGAGCCGACGGTGCAAGAAAAGTGGCAGCAAGGCGTGGATCTCATTTCATTTTCCGGCGATAAACTGCTTGGCGGGGTGCAAGCGGGGATTATTGTGGGCAAAAAAGAATGGATTGCTCAATTGCAAGCGCATCCGTTAAAGCGCACGTTGCGTTGCGATAAGGTGATTTTAGCTGGTTTGGAAGCGACATTGCGTTTGTATTTGCAGCCGGAAAAATTGAGCCAACAATTGACAACCTTGAATTTGCTTACGCGTCCGCTGGCGCAATTAACCCAGCAAGCAGAACAATTGAAAGTGCAATTGGAAAAAAGATTAGCAGAAGATTATCTTATCCAGATCGAAGCAAGTTCAGCACAAATCGGCAGTGGATCGCAGCCATTAGCCGAAATTCCGTCGGTGGCGGTGACGTTGCAGGCGAAAACATCAGGAAATCTGACCGCACTTTTAACGCGTTTTAAAACCTTGCCGCAGCCGATTATCGGGCGGGTTGAGCAACAGCGAATTTGGTTAGATTTAAGAAGCGTGGCGGATTTTGGTGCGCTGCAAACGACATTGGAGGCGTTATGA
- the argE gene encoding acetylornithine deacetylase, which yields MKNLPSFIDMYSQLIALPTISHIEEKFDQSNRTLIELLADWLQTLGFKTDIIAVEGSHQKFNLLATYGEGEGGLLLAGHTDTVPFDDGRWNFDPFKLTEHQGRFYGLGTADMKGFFAFVVDTIRQLDLNQLSKPLRILATADEETTMLGARTFIQHAHIRPDCAIIGEPTSLKPVRAHKGHIGEGLQIVGKSGHSSDPEKGINAIELMHEATGYLMQMRDELKQKYHHAAFEIPYPTMNFGSIYGGDAVNRICACCELQFDIRPLPNIKLEDLSEMLQQKLAPMFERWGDRISLRSLHAATPGYECEHSAQIVQVVEKLLGEKCEAVNYCTEAPFIQQLCPTLVLGPGSIEQAHQPDEYLSADFIQPTQDLLRKLIAQFCQ from the coding sequence ATGAAAAACCTCCCTTCCTTTATTGATATGTATTCACAATTAATTGCGCTACCAACGATTAGCCACATTGAAGAAAAATTTGATCAAAGTAACCGCACTTTAATCGAATTATTGGCAGATTGGTTGCAAACGCTTGGCTTTAAAACTGACATTATTGCCGTGGAAGGCAGTCATCAAAAATTTAATTTGTTGGCAACTTACGGGGAGGGCGAAGGCGGCTTGCTGCTTGCTGGGCATACGGATACGGTTCCGTTTGATGATGGGCGTTGGAATTTCGATCCCTTTAAATTAACCGAACATCAAGGGCGTTTTTATGGTTTAGGTACTGCCGATATGAAAGGCTTTTTTGCTTTTGTGGTGGATACAATCCGTCAGTTGGATTTAAACCAATTAAGCAAACCGCTACGCATTTTAGCCACTGCCGACGAAGAAACCACCATGCTCGGCGCTCGTACCTTTATTCAACATGCCCATATTCGTCCAGATTGCGCCATCATCGGCGAGCCAACTTCGCTCAAACCAGTGCGTGCGCACAAAGGACATATTGGTGAAGGCTTACAAATCGTGGGGAAAAGCGGGCATTCCAGCGATCCGGAAAAAGGCATTAATGCTATTGAATTGATGCATGAAGCCACAGGTTATTTAATGCAAATGCGCGATGAACTTAAACAAAAATATCACCACGCCGCCTTTGAAATTCCTTACCCGACCATGAATTTCGGTTCGATTTATGGTGGCGACGCGGTTAATCGTATTTGTGCATGCTGTGAATTACAATTTGATATTCGCCCATTGCCTAATATTAAGCTGGAAGATTTAAGCGAAATGTTACAACAAAAACTGGCGCCAATGTTTGAACGCTGGGGCGATCGTATTAGTTTACGTTCTTTACATGCAGCGACGCCAGGTTATGAATGCGAGCATTCTGCGCAAATTGTCCAAGTGGTAGAAAAATTGTTAGGTGAAAAATGCGAAGCGGTGAATTATTGTACCGAAGCGCCATTTATCCAGCAACTTTGCCCAACGTTGGTCCTAGGTCCTGGTTCAATTGAACAAGCCCATCAACCGGATGAATATTTATCAGCCGATTTTATCCAACCGACTCAAGATTTACTGCGCAAATTGATTGCTCAATTTTGCCAATAA
- the argC gene encoding N-acetyl-gamma-glutamyl-phosphate reductase, producing the protein MQKTIIVGASGYTGAELARILTLHPEFELNGLYVSTQSADANKRISDLYPQLKQLCDLPLLPLPADLSEIAAQAEMVFLATAHEVSHDLAPIFLTHQCKVFDLSGAFRVNKAEFYPQFYGFSHQYPHLLQQAVYGLAEWNTDQIRHTDLVAVAGCYPTVSQLSLKPLIEQDLLDLNQLPIINAVSGVSGAGRKASLTSSFCEVSLNAYGVFNHRHQPEIATHLGTEVIFTPHLGNFKRGILATITAKLKTGVTDQQIRQAYQQAYQGRPLVRVYEQGLPSIKAVEFTPYCDIGFATHNGHIIIVGAEDNLLKGAAAQAVQCANIRFNLDETLGLI; encoded by the coding sequence ATGCAGAAAACCATTATTGTTGGTGCAAGCGGTTATACCGGCGCGGAGCTCGCCCGAATTCTAACATTGCACCCGGAATTTGAATTGAACGGATTATATGTATCAACACAAAGTGCGGATGCGAATAAGCGCATTTCCGATTTATACCCGCAATTAAAACAACTTTGCGATCTGCCGTTGCTGCCTTTGCCTGCAGATCTTAGCGAAATTGCGGCGCAAGCGGAGATGGTTTTTTTAGCCACCGCCCATGAAGTGAGCCACGATTTGGCGCCGATTTTTTTAACCCATCAATGTAAAGTGTTTGATTTATCTGGCGCATTTCGGGTGAATAAAGCGGAATTTTACCCGCAATTTTACGGATTTTCCCACCAATATCCGCACTTATTGCAACAAGCAGTATATGGATTAGCGGAATGGAATACCGACCAAATTCGCCACACGGATTTGGTGGCGGTTGCCGGTTGCTATCCGACAGTGTCGCAGTTGAGTTTAAAACCCTTGATTGAACAAGACTTATTGGATCTTAACCAACTGCCGATTATTAATGCAGTCAGCGGTGTGAGCGGTGCGGGGCGTAAAGCGTCTTTAACTAGCAGTTTTTGCGAAGTGAGTTTAAATGCTTATGGGGTTTTTAATCATCGTCATCAACCGGAAATTGCTACGCATTTAGGTACCGAAGTTATTTTTACGCCGCATTTGGGCAATTTTAAACGCGGCATTTTAGCGACGATCACTGCAAAATTAAAAACTGGCGTGACCGACCAGCAAATTCGCCAAGCCTATCAACAGGCTTATCAAGGACGTCCGTTAGTGCGGGTTTACGAGCAAGGATTGCCGAGCATTAAAGCGGTGGAATTTACGCCTTATTGCGATATTGGCTTTGCGACCCATAACGGGCATATTATCATTGTCGGCGCGGAAGATAATTTATTAAAAGGCGCGGCGGCGCAAGCGGTACAATGTGCGAATATTCGTTTTAATTTAGATGAAACCTTAGGCTTGATTTAG